From one Gracilibacillus salinarum genomic stretch:
- a CDS encoding G5 and 3D domain-containing protein translates to MKRLLNLKGILHNKDFKYAISLFVIIGFICFSFYELSKAEVTVVQNDEETTVHTHAKTVGDVFDELAIDVGEHDKLSHEQSELVDSGMKIEHTIAKQVVVNVDGEQQSYYTIADTVEAFLAEQNIDLSKNDHIKQSMDTNIEENLEIYIEKAFQITINDGGEEKQVWSTGGTVKKLLASEDIQIGELDRVEPKQSASISEGTAVNITRVEKVTDVVEEEVDYKVVKRSDDSIEKGKEEVVSEGETGVVEKQYEVVLENGEEVSRELMKENVKKESQERIVAIGTKVSEPASTPASTTTASADTNSNATQSETVSRGTEEETSKTLYMKATAYNWDCATCDGRGLTSTGYNLKANPNGVVAVDPSIIPLGTKVWVEGYGYAIARDTGGNIKGNKIDLHMSSKQKAASYGSRTVKVKIID, encoded by the coding sequence ATGAAGCGTCTTCTTAATCTGAAAGGCATTTTGCATAACAAAGACTTTAAATACGCTATCTCTTTATTTGTTATTATCGGATTTATCTGTTTTTCATTCTATGAATTATCTAAGGCAGAAGTTACCGTTGTGCAGAATGATGAAGAAACAACAGTGCATACACATGCCAAAACTGTTGGAGATGTATTTGATGAGCTTGCAATTGATGTTGGGGAGCATGATAAGCTTTCACATGAACAAAGTGAGCTTGTTGATTCCGGGATGAAAATAGAGCATACAATTGCAAAACAAGTAGTCGTTAACGTCGATGGAGAACAACAATCCTATTACACAATTGCGGATACTGTCGAAGCGTTTTTGGCAGAACAAAACATTGATCTCAGTAAAAATGATCATATCAAACAATCAATGGATACCAACATAGAAGAAAATCTTGAAATATACATTGAAAAAGCATTCCAAATCACGATCAACGATGGCGGTGAAGAAAAGCAGGTGTGGTCGACAGGTGGAACAGTAAAAAAACTGCTAGCCAGTGAAGATATTCAAATTGGAGAGCTCGATCGTGTTGAACCAAAACAATCTGCATCCATTAGTGAGGGAACAGCTGTCAATATTACACGAGTCGAAAAAGTAACAGATGTTGTAGAAGAAGAAGTTGACTACAAAGTGGTAAAACGTAGCGATGACTCGATAGAAAAAGGCAAAGAAGAGGTTGTTTCAGAGGGAGAAACAGGTGTCGTTGAAAAACAATACGAAGTTGTATTGGAAAATGGCGAAGAGGTTTCCCGAGAACTTATGAAGGAAAATGTGAAGAAAGAAAGCCAGGAACGTATCGTAGCAATCGGTACCAAGGTGTCAGAGCCTGCAAGTACACCTGCAAGTACAACTACAGCCTCAGCAGATACGAATTCGAATGCTACGCAAAGTGAAACGGTATCGAGGGGTACAGAAGAAGAAACGAGTAAAACGTTGTACATGAAAGCAACAGCATATAACTGGGACTGTGCCACATGTGATGGTAGAGGTCTTACGTCAACAGGTTATAATTTAAAAGCAAATCCAAATGGTGTTGTAGCGGTTGATCCCAGTATAATACCGTTAGGAACGAAAGTTTGGGTAGAAGGTTATGGTTATGCTATTGCCAGAGATACTGGCGGGAACATTAAAGGAAATAAAATCGATCTTCACATGTCCAGTAAACAAAAAGCAGCTAGTTATGGTTCCAGAACGGTAAAAGTAAAAATTATTGATTAA
- the rnmV gene encoding ribonuclease M5, with amino-acid sequence MKVKEIIVVEGKDDTAKLKQAMDVDTIETNGSAINKDILAQIAHAKDKRGVIVFTDPDYPGQRIRQIIDQEVPGCKHAFLSREEAVASGKQRKSLGIEHASKEVLRHALSQVYELSDNRVSDITRADLLRYGLIGGKGAKEKRQRLGQQLRIGHINGKQLLRRLEMFQINKAEFEAVMEQIIQEERS; translated from the coding sequence TTGAAGGTGAAAGAAATAATTGTCGTAGAAGGTAAGGATGATACGGCTAAACTTAAACAAGCAATGGATGTGGATACCATTGAAACCAATGGTTCAGCCATCAATAAAGATATATTAGCGCAAATTGCACATGCTAAAGATAAACGAGGGGTAATTGTATTTACCGATCCAGATTATCCCGGTCAACGTATTCGCCAAATCATTGATCAGGAGGTTCCAGGCTGCAAACATGCTTTTTTGTCGAGGGAAGAAGCCGTTGCATCTGGCAAGCAGCGAAAAAGTCTAGGCATCGAGCACGCATCAAAAGAAGTACTTCGCCACGCTTTAAGTCAGGTATATGAATTAAGTGATAATCGTGTCTCAGATATTACTCGTGCAGATTTATTACGATATGGCTTAATCGGTGGGAAAGGTGCTAAAGAGAAACGACAGCGACTTGGTCAACAGTTAAGGATTGGACATATAAATGGTAAACAGCTATTAAGACGATTAGAGATGTTTCAAATAAATAAAGCCGAATTTGAAGCAGTAATGGAGCAAATCATTCAGGAGGAACGTTCATGA